One Echinicola strongylocentroti DNA window includes the following coding sequences:
- a CDS encoding SusC/RagA family TonB-linked outer membrane protein translates to MKIKITKGNFFGFWLQWILILSMGLFIGSEAFAKNKRFIKLPQEEVSIRQFISSVEEQTELTFLYDEQVVSSLDKHVMFAKDISLDEMLETLDATTGLEFKIMGDNILIRRRQAARVAQVKGEVYDDEGIPLAGATVKVKGASSGTVTDLDGAFNIEVPNEETILVISYVGFHTKEVVVGNRTLIKVTLKAAYQNLEGAVVTALGIKREERSLGYAVSEVSGKSFERGGQDNMLKSLSGRVPGVSINSTGGPGSSVSMIIRGINSLSGDNQPLFVVDGVPVINTLNNVSQIGNDNKVDYGNALSDINPADIESVSVLKGPSAAALYGSRAGNGVVLITTKSGKNVEEVTVSITSNTQVDVPFKYLPMHSRFATGVRPYTPGNNPYPEGTLVIEEGSSVGAGPELDKGYEAIQWNSPRDENGNLIPLPLVSHPNNVADFVRNGVTTTNGISVSNNNERINYRVGYTNMNNWGIVPNSDFNRNNLSINSNLKVNDKVTLTTSVNINRTGADNRPAGNRGTNPLEAAYKVSPHIDINELKDYWMPGQEGIQQRSQAIGDYNNPYFLAYEVNNGFNRDRIFGNVGLNYQITDNFSVQGKYMLDMYSERRESKIPMSYTEDVNGGYGIVNLDRYERNLEFLATYQKDFTDFSMTYSAGGNFRYNQGHTTQNATKAEGSGLIVPGVYTLSNTLSDNLNYSSSMSEKAVYSVYGLANLGYKDLLYLDITARNDWSSTLPASNRSYFYPSASLSAIISDIIPMGNRIDMVKLRAGWAQVGNDTSPYNLVQSLANTEEWGGNTRLSVPDALKTPDLKPEISTSYEFGVELAAFKNRLRFDLTYFNTDNKNQILPVTLPSSSGFSSKFVNAGLVNSKGWEMVLGATPIEGDFTWDLNFNISRYRSKIIELTDEVEVFYLWSDSRGGAWSYVGDEIGSIYDRKLVTVEDEESPYYGYPILDEDGSWQDINQANAKNKIGNFNPDFIAGLQTSLSYKNWSLNLTFDWRMGGDFVSQTFRYSESDLKTQRFLDEMINPNGRSGEELRDWLVANEETFIKDGLNIVGGPTGESGGFPFEYAVTLNDGVFNPGVIAIYNDQGEITGYQENLGGDGTKIIPYADNYPWSFFKPAMFDASYLKLRDASINYDLPLSLVKKLNMQSINVGMYTSNVILWTKAKVGIDPENAFQPESNGTFKQGIERYNVNPWVIPIGFRLNAKF, encoded by the coding sequence ATGAAAATTAAAATTACAAAAGGAAATTTTTTTGGCTTTTGGCTTCAATGGATCCTGATACTGTCCATGGGACTCTTTATCGGAAGTGAAGCTTTTGCCAAAAACAAACGATTTATTAAACTGCCTCAGGAAGAGGTGAGTATCCGTCAGTTTATTTCTTCGGTAGAAGAGCAAACAGAGTTGACATTTTTATACGATGAACAAGTGGTCAGTTCATTGGATAAGCATGTGATGTTTGCAAAAGACATAAGCTTGGATGAGATGCTGGAGACCTTGGATGCTACCACTGGTCTTGAATTCAAGATCATGGGAGATAATATCCTCATCCGTCGGCGGCAAGCTGCCAGAGTGGCACAGGTGAAGGGTGAAGTATATGACGACGAAGGGATTCCGCTGGCCGGGGCTACCGTAAAAGTAAAAGGAGCCTCGAGTGGAACAGTGACAGATCTTGACGGTGCTTTTAACATAGAAGTGCCCAATGAGGAGACCATATTGGTCATTAGTTATGTAGGTTTTCATACCAAGGAAGTCGTAGTGGGCAATAGGACCCTTATTAAAGTGACGTTAAAAGCCGCGTACCAAAATTTGGAAGGAGCAGTGGTAACGGCCTTGGGAATCAAAAGAGAGGAGCGGTCTTTGGGCTATGCTGTCTCTGAGGTATCGGGAAAGTCTTTTGAGCGGGGAGGACAGGATAACATGTTGAAATCCCTTTCTGGAAGAGTACCAGGGGTAAGCATCAACTCCACCGGTGGGCCGGGGTCTTCGGTGAGCATGATCATTCGAGGCATCAATTCCCTGAGTGGGGATAACCAGCCACTATTTGTCGTAGACGGAGTACCAGTGATCAATACCCTGAACAATGTTAGCCAAATAGGCAACGACAATAAGGTGGATTATGGAAATGCCCTATCCGATATAAATCCTGCAGATATAGAAAGTGTATCCGTGCTTAAGGGGCCGAGTGCTGCTGCCCTTTACGGATCACGAGCAGGAAACGGGGTAGTGCTGATTACCACCAAATCAGGAAAAAACGTAGAAGAGGTGACTGTGAGCATCACTTCCAACACCCAAGTAGACGTGCCATTCAAGTATTTGCCCATGCACAGTCGGTTTGCCACGGGTGTTAGGCCTTATACTCCGGGTAATAACCCGTATCCAGAGGGTACCTTGGTCATCGAGGAAGGCTCATCGGTAGGAGCAGGGCCTGAGCTGGATAAGGGCTACGAGGCCATTCAGTGGAACAGCCCAAGGGACGAAAATGGCAACCTGATTCCTTTGCCGTTGGTCTCACATCCCAATAATGTAGCGGATTTTGTGCGGAATGGAGTGACTACGACCAATGGCATTTCTGTATCCAACAACAATGAACGCATCAATTACCGGGTGGGCTACACCAATATGAACAACTGGGGAATTGTGCCCAATTCGGACTTTAACAGGAACAACCTTTCGATAAACAGTAACCTAAAAGTCAATGACAAAGTGACGCTGACTACTAGTGTCAACATCAACAGGACGGGGGCAGACAACCGTCCGGCAGGCAACAGAGGCACCAATCCGTTAGAAGCAGCCTATAAGGTGTCTCCACATATCGATATTAATGAATTAAAGGATTACTGGATGCCGGGCCAAGAGGGAATTCAGCAGCGTTCCCAAGCAATAGGCGATTATAATAACCCTTATTTCTTGGCCTATGAGGTGAATAATGGCTTTAATCGAGATAGGATTTTTGGTAATGTGGGGTTAAACTACCAGATCACCGATAATTTTTCCGTGCAGGGCAAATATATGCTGGACATGTATTCCGAGCGCCGTGAATCTAAAATCCCTATGAGCTACACCGAAGATGTCAACGGAGGCTATGGGATTGTCAATTTGGACCGCTACGAACGTAATTTGGAGTTTCTGGCCACCTACCAAAAGGATTTTACCGATTTTAGCATGACTTATTCTGCTGGCGGTAACTTTCGCTACAACCAAGGACATACCACTCAAAATGCCACCAAGGCAGAAGGATCAGGCTTGATCGTACCGGGGGTTTATACGTTAAGTAACACACTATCGGATAACTTAAACTACAGCAGCTCCATGTCCGAAAAGGCAGTTTATAGTGTGTATGGCTTGGCCAATTTGGGATATAAGGATTTGCTGTATTTGGATATCACTGCCAGAAATGACTGGTCAAGTACCCTTCCAGCGTCCAACCGTTCCTATTTCTATCCTTCGGCTTCATTAAGTGCGATCATCAGTGATATTATCCCTATGGGAAATAGGATAGACATGGTTAAGCTGCGAGCAGGTTGGGCCCAAGTGGGAAATGATACCAGCCCTTATAATTTGGTCCAAAGTCTCGCCAATACCGAAGAGTGGGGCGGAAATACCCGTTTATCTGTGCCGGATGCATTAAAAACCCCAGACCTTAAGCCTGAGATTTCGACATCCTATGAATTTGGGGTAGAGCTTGCTGCTTTCAAAAACAGGTTGCGGTTTGACCTGACCTACTTCAATACCGATAATAAAAACCAAATACTGCCCGTGACCCTCCCTTCTTCTTCCGGCTTCAGCAGTAAATTTGTAAATGCCGGCTTGGTCAATAGCAAAGGTTGGGAAATGGTCCTTGGAGCGACACCGATAGAGGGGGACTTTACTTGGGATTTGAACTTTAATATTTCCCGCTATAGGAGCAAGATTATAGAGCTGACCGATGAAGTGGAAGTGTTTTACTTGTGGAGCGACTCCCGTGGAGGTGCTTGGTCTTATGTAGGAGATGAGATAGGAAGTATCTATGACCGCAAGTTAGTTACCGTAGAAGATGAGGAATCCCCTTATTACGGCTATCCCATTTTGGATGAGGACGGAAGCTGGCAGGACATCAACCAAGCCAATGCCAAAAATAAAATCGGCAATTTCAACCCGGATTTTATAGCAGGCTTGCAGACAAGTCTTTCCTATAAAAACTGGAGCTTGAATTTGACATTCGATTGGCGGATGGGAGGAGATTTTGTTTCCCAGACATTCCGTTACTCAGAATCGGATTTAAAAACCCAACGATTTTTGGATGAAATGATCAATCCCAACGGCAGGAGTGGCGAAGAATTGAGAGACTGGCTAGTCGCTAATGAGGAGACTTTCATCAAAGACGGCTTGAATATCGTCGGTGGGCCTACTGGAGAAAGTGGAGGATTTCCCTTTGAGTATGCTGTCACACTTAACGACGGAGTGTTCAATCCTGGCGTGATTGCCATCTATAATGATCAGGGAGAAATCACCGGATACCAAGAAAACCTCGGTGGTGATGGAACCAAAATCATACCGTATGCGGACAATTACCCTTGGAGCTTCTTTAAGCCTGCGATGTTTGATGCTTCCTATCTCAAACTGAGAGATGCATCCATCAATTATGACCTGCCTTTATCATTGGTAAAAAAACTAAACATGCAAAGTATCAATGTGGGCATGTACACCAGTAATGTGATCCTGTGGACCAAGGCCAAAGTGGGCATAGATCCAGAGAATGCCTTCCAACCTGAAAGCAACGGAACCTTTAAACAAGGAATCGAACGATACAATGTCAACCCATGGGTGATCCCTATAGGATTCAGACTAAATGCTAAATTCTAA
- a CDS encoding FecR family protein — protein sequence MQQPEKDKAKLTELFLSGQISRDEFEAFLEKFSDDSPEINDTLENHFGEILEDYHRDDSKSRKISLYPSWLAVAASVILVLGFGFWMVRDQISSPYITFQTSYGEQSSYTLEDSSTITLNAGSELSYVPFGKQDERKVSFKGEAYFQIAKDSIKPFLIQSNALNIRVVGTAFNVEAYPDEDFFRVAVSEGTVKVWFGEDEGAFHEYLTKGQSILFDKANGTYHLEEAKPVLWKEQVLVFDNTPFDQVIRKLERWYGLDLEVVDPELKALKLNGQFVNKDIHEMIRAIAYLVNKDTVNNKHLIKINPMPMK from the coding sequence ATGCAGCAACCTGAAAAAGATAAAGCAAAGCTGACCGAACTATTTCTGAGCGGACAGATCAGTAGGGACGAATTTGAAGCGTTTTTGGAGAAATTTTCGGATGATTCCCCGGAGATCAACGATACACTGGAAAATCACTTTGGGGAGATTTTAGAAGACTACCATCGCGATGATTCCAAGTCCCGCAAAATCAGCCTATATCCATCGTGGCTGGCGGTGGCTGCTTCTGTCATTCTTGTCTTGGGATTTGGGTTTTGGATGGTCCGTGATCAAATAAGCAGTCCGTATATCACTTTCCAAACCTCCTATGGCGAACAATCCTCCTACACCTTAGAAGATAGCAGTACCATCACCCTCAATGCCGGTAGTGAACTTTCCTATGTCCCTTTTGGAAAACAGGATGAAAGAAAAGTCAGCTTTAAAGGAGAAGCCTACTTCCAAATAGCAAAAGACTCCATTAAACCATTTTTGATCCAAAGTAATGCTCTCAATATCCGTGTGGTAGGTACTGCGTTCAATGTGGAAGCCTATCCAGACGAGGATTTTTTTAGGGTAGCGGTAAGCGAAGGAACTGTCAAGGTTTGGTTTGGAGAGGATGAAGGAGCTTTTCATGAGTATTTGACCAAAGGTCAATCTATTTTGTTTGATAAAGCCAACGGAACATACCACTTAGAAGAAGCTAAGCCGGTACTGTGGAAAGAACAGGTTTTGGTATTTGACAACACGCCTTTTGATCAGGTGATCAGGAAGCTGGAGAGATGGTATGGGCTTGACTTGGAAGTGGTAGATCCAGAATTGAAAGCGCTCAAATTAAACGGACAATTTGTGAACAAAGATATTCATGAGATGATCCGAGCCATTGCCTATCTGGTCAATAAAGATACTGTAAACAACAAACACCTCATCAAGATCAATCCAATGCCTATGAAATAA